One Halarcobacter ebronensis genomic window carries:
- a CDS encoding imelysin family protein, which yields MKKTRLIAASISVAAALAFSGCTTNSQTTEPTVKVENKAEKILASYAKIAQTNYNDALEDAKKLQIAVDKFVTSPSEKTLEEAKNAWVASRESYGQTEIFRLSNGPIDAEEGWVAETYGALEGQINAWPLDENMIDYTIDAEGKRTSGNIIDTAGNFNPGGEDSTSVDVSKITVDAITALNENGGEANVATGYHAIEFLLWGQDQDYSNFVKDAITHGPLTAGQRPLSDFTTDKNAQRRLNYLKAATDKIVSDLEIVAGAWNDGGLYKDAFLGKLSGENSSKNIPSQTALKQIIAGMGVFIKSELANERIAVAVLTPSEEDEHSCFSDNTHRDIVQNYQGFKNALTASYMGKSYGVSLLDAVPSEQKAKIETLMSSIESKIKSIDEVAKTKEHFDYQIQPDNPQAKVIVKLKNEMRKLGDAMVDVAIANGISLSTDDVTDPEETKL from the coding sequence ATGAAGAAAACAAGATTAATTGCAGCTTCTATTAGTGTTGCAGCAGCGTTGGCATTTAGTGGTTGTACTACTAACTCTCAAACTACAGAACCAACTGTAAAAGTTGAAAATAAAGCAGAGAAAATATTAGCTTCTTATGCAAAAATTGCACAAACTAATTATAATGATGCCCTTGAAGATGCAAAAAAACTTCAAATTGCTGTTGATAAATTTGTAACTTCTCCAAGTGAAAAAACATTAGAAGAGGCAAAAAATGCTTGGGTTGCTTCTAGAGAATCTTATGGACAAACAGAGATATTCAGACTATCTAATGGTCCAATTGATGCTGAAGAGGGATGGGTTGCTGAAACATATGGAGCACTTGAGGGACAAATTAATGCTTGGCCTTTAGATGAAAACATGATTGATTATACTATTGATGCAGAGGGGAAAAGAACATCAGGAAATATTATTGACACAGCAGGAAACTTTAATCCAGGTGGAGAAGATTCTACTTCTGTAGATGTTTCAAAAATTACAGTTGATGCAATTACTGCTTTAAATGAAAATGGTGGAGAAGCAAACGTTGCAACAGGATACCATGCAATTGAATTTTTACTTTGGGGACAAGATCAAGATTACTCTAACTTTGTAAAAGATGCAATTACTCACGGGCCATTAACAGCTGGACAAAGACCTCTATCTGATTTTACTACAGACAAAAATGCACAAAGAAGATTAAACTACTTAAAAGCTGCAACAGATAAAATTGTTTCAGATTTAGAAATAGTTGCAGGTGCTTGGAATGATGGTGGATTATATAAAGATGCATTTTTAGGAAAATTATCAGGGGAAAATTCTTCTAAAAATATTCCTAGCCAAACTGCTTTAAAACAAATAATTGCTGGAATGGGTGTATTTATTAAATCAGAACTAGCTAATGAAAGAATTGCAGTTGCTGTATTAACTCCGTCAGAAGAGGATGAACACTCTTGTTTCTCTGATAATACACACAGAGATATTGTACAAAACTATCAAGGTTTTAAAAATGCTTTAACTGCTTCATATATGGGTAAATCATATGGAGTTTCTTTACTTGATGCAGTTCCTAGTGAGCAAAAAGCAAAAATTGAAACATTAATGTCTTCAATTGAATCAAAAATTAAAAGTATAGATGAAGTTGCGAAAACAAAAGAGCATTTTGATTATCAAATACAACCAGATAATCCTCAAGCAAAAGTTATTGTAAAACTTAAAAATGAGATGAGAAAACTTGGTGATGCAATGGTTGATGTTGCTATAGCAAATGGTATCTCTTTAAGTACAGATGATGTTACAGATCCAGAAGAAACAAAACTATAA
- a CDS encoding heavy metal translocating P-type ATPase, which translates to MTNEIIIKSIASNRVRLKSDIFSTKTNIQLIEKEFEDLFTSFRDNIACKSIVFTYSLNVTFDEIFEKLNRLFNISVSIPASNALCEQSSCSNCNLKKHDEKSWKRKIFEFVLLSGYAIYIFVSENILGLTIAATPFSLVGIISLIAAIPLLKESYEDIKQKKFTLHTFMSSTLLLAVFFGEATAAFEIIYILRGGMLLEEYIANKSREEIQNLVELDVKKVYILNDGVEIEIDIEELKQNDTLVCRSGEKIPVDGVIIDGSAEINEAIINGRSEPDFKQKDDEVFAGTVCERGRIFINVIALGNETYISRTMREVEFSLMQKSPSELEADRLANKLLKLGTLLTVGTFFLTGSFTAAFSTMIVMSCPCATVLAASTAISGGIANGAKQGILIKGGEALESVGKSEVFCFDKTGTLTTGKPVINDILTFDDIDEKTLLSYAAMAEYRNSHPIANSIVKYAKEKNIEIRQDVLSEIIPGFGVKSNIDGKRVLIGNKALLTRFKVSIKEHKHEVTTLLNSGKTVVLVALEDKLLGLLSFSHEVRPGTKEMIEDLRSRGVKHIALLTGDEVKVANAFALDFGFDSVFANQTPQGKADAINELKNRYNGVVMVGDGVNDTYAMSKADVAISFAAGGSEAAIAVSDIAITHSHPEDVVNLYDLSKKSLNVVNQNYYIGTGTNLIGVALSALGRLTPVGAGLIHIGHTVGIMANSSRLAIDNNS; encoded by the coding sequence ATGACCAATGAAATTATAATAAAAAGTATTGCCAGCAATAGAGTACGTCTAAAATCAGATATTTTCTCTACAAAAACAAATATCCAGCTAATAGAAAAAGAGTTTGAAGATCTTTTTACCTCTTTTAGGGATAATATTGCCTGTAAATCAATTGTATTTACCTACTCTTTAAATGTAACTTTTGATGAGATATTTGAGAAATTAAACAGACTTTTTAATATAAGCGTTTCAATACCTGCAAGTAATGCCTTATGTGAGCAGAGCAGTTGTAGTAATTGTAATTTGAAAAAACATGATGAAAAGAGTTGGAAACGTAAGATTTTTGAGTTTGTTTTATTAAGTGGTTATGCAATATATATTTTTGTTAGTGAAAATATATTAGGTTTAACAATCGCTGCAACTCCTTTTAGTTTGGTTGGAATTATCTCTTTAATAGCAGCAATTCCACTATTAAAAGAGTCTTATGAAGATATAAAACAGAAAAAATTCACACTTCATACTTTTATGAGTAGCACTCTTCTTCTTGCAGTATTTTTTGGTGAAGCAACTGCAGCTTTTGAGATAATTTATATCTTAAGAGGTGGAATGCTTTTAGAAGAGTATATTGCCAATAAATCAAGGGAAGAGATACAAAATCTAGTTGAGTTAGATGTAAAAAAAGTCTATATATTAAATGATGGTGTAGAGATTGAAATAGATATAGAAGAGTTAAAACAAAATGATACTTTAGTTTGCAGAAGTGGAGAAAAAATACCAGTTGATGGAGTAATAATTGATGGAAGCGCAGAGATAAATGAAGCAATAATAAATGGAAGAAGTGAACCTGATTTTAAACAAAAAGATGATGAAGTTTTTGCCGGAACTGTTTGTGAAAGAGGAAGAATATTTATAAATGTTATTGCTTTAGGAAATGAAACTTATATCTCAAGAACAATGAGAGAGGTTGAATTCTCTTTAATGCAAAAATCTCCAAGTGAGTTAGAAGCAGATAGACTTGCTAATAAATTACTCAAATTAGGAACACTTTTAACTGTAGGAACATTTTTCCTAACAGGTTCTTTTACAGCAGCATTTTCAACAATGATTGTTATGTCTTGCCCTTGTGCAACTGTATTAGCTGCTTCAACTGCCATTAGTGGTGGTATTGCAAATGGTGCAAAACAAGGAATTTTGATAAAAGGTGGAGAGGCTTTAGAGAGTGTTGGCAAAAGTGAAGTGTTTTGTTTTGATAAAACAGGAACTTTAACCACAGGAAAACCAGTAATAAATGATATTCTAACCTTTGATGATATTGATGAAAAGACTCTTCTCTCTTATGCCGCAATGGCAGAGTATAGAAACTCTCATCCAATCGCAAACTCTATAGTAAAATATGCAAAAGAGAAAAATATAGAGATAAGACAAGATGTTTTAAGTGAGATAATTCCAGGCTTTGGAGTTAAATCAAATATAGATGGAAAAAGGGTTTTAATAGGAAATAAAGCTTTATTAACTAGATTTAAAGTATCAATAAAAGAGCATAAACATGAAGTTACTACCCTCTTAAATAGTGGGAAAACTGTAGTTCTTGTTGCTTTAGAAGATAAATTATTAGGGCTTTTAAGTTTTAGTCATGAAGTTAGACCTGGAACTAAAGAGATGATTGAAGATTTAAGAAGTAGGGGAGTTAAACATATTGCACTATTAACAGGAGATGAGGTAAAAGTTGCTAATGCTTTTGCCCTTGATTTTGGTTTTGATTCAGTTTTTGCAAATCAAACACCACAAGGTAAAGCAGATGCAATAAATGAGTTAAAAAACAGATACAATGGTGTTGTAATGGTAGGAGATGGAGTAAATGATACTTATGCAATGAGTAAAGCTGATGTTGCAATATCATTTGCAGCAGGGGGAAGTGAAGCTGCTATTGCTGTTTCTGATATTGCAATTACACACTCTCATCCTGAAGATGTTGTAAATCTTTATGATTTAAGTAAAAAAAGTCTTAATGTTGTAAATCAAAACTACTATATAGGTACAGGAACAAATCTAATAGGTGTTGCCCTTTCAGCTTTAGGACGATTAACGCCAGTTGGAGCAGGACTTATACATATAGGACATACTGTTGGAATTATGGCAAACTCTTCAAGGCTTGCAATTGATAATAATTCTTAA
- a CDS encoding HMA2 domain-containing protein: MVTVDKLIEISSYLTLIHHIKGRIRVRVNPKIKEQSNKITLEDIEDIPNRIEGIKKIKINKIVGSITIEYDNGIFPDNLWIDLINQKNLEEIVEILNKLSKEVN; this comes from the coding sequence TTGGTAACAGTTGATAAATTAATAGAAATAAGCTCTTATCTAACCCTTATTCACCATATTAAAGGTAGAATTAGAGTTAGGGTTAATCCAAAAATTAAAGAGCAAAGTAATAAAATTACTTTAGAAGATATTGAGGATATTCCAAATAGAATAGAGGGTATAAAAAAAATCAAGATTAATAAAATTGTTGGTTCTATAACAATTGAGTATGATAATGGCATTTTTCCTGATAATTTGTGGATAGATTTAATAAATCAAAAAAATCTAGAAGAGATAGTAGAGATTTTAAACAAACTTTCAAAAGAGGTAAACTAG